The Syngnathus scovelli strain Florida chromosome 7, RoL_Ssco_1.2, whole genome shotgun sequence DNA window TACTTATGCTACAAAAACGGGGGCGGTAAGCAAATATGGTAGCCAGAACCTCTTCCAAAAGTTGTACATACTATATCACCAAAGTCTACATGTAACATTCAGGTGCATTCCTGGTGCCGTATCTGGTGTTTGCGGTGACGTGTGGTGTACCGCTCTTCCTTTTGGAGACCACCATGGGCCAGCACACCCAAGAGGGAGCCGTCACCTGCTGGAGAAAGCTGTGTCCACTGGCTGAAGGTATGCAACATTCCACCATGTGTGAGCCTAGCTACCATTCTGAAGCACAAAACATGAGCCAACTAGTACTTCCGCATTGTGCCTTTGCTACAGTGACAGCTGAACTTGTCCTGTAGCACACTTTCACCCCCATGGTCTTTCCACCGATTTAAGACCCCATGGTTATACTTCAGTAGCTGCAATAACACCTTGTCCTGTCATGTGTTTGCACCTTCAttacctgtgagcaggtgcttgGCACCCAGAGGCAGTTTCACAAGTAGCTCAGGATATGATAATTCTGAGTAAACGTTAATCAATTAGGAGTGTTAtttctgtctttttcttttaaccGATGACCCAACCAAAGAGTACATCCTttgatacacaaaaaataatgtttaaaacagTGCTTGCCAAACTTTAAGCAAACAAAGGTTGGGGCAAAGTAAGCCAGGCACTTTCATCATCACAATCAttttcaattaccgtattttcccgaCTACAAGTTGCTCCAGAGTACAATTCGCACTagtcataaaatgcataataaagaagaaaaaaacatatgtcgcaccggagtacaagtcacatttttgtggggactttatttgacaaaagccAACACTAAGAACAGATATCAACTCGTTTTGTGTGTCAGGCATCGGTTATGGGGGTCAGCTGATAATGCTGTACAGCTTCATGACTTACATCATTATTCTTGCCTGGGCCCTGCTCTACCTGGTGTTCTCCTTCAACTCGCCACTGCCCTGGAGCACCTGTGATAACTACTGGAACACAGGTTACATCTCACAAACAACAAACAGTAGGGAGTAGTGTTCCTTTTTGGCTCGGAATCATCACCCCTCACATGATTGGAAATATTTTATTACATAATTTCATGCAATGACAGGAAATTATGTTTTGCTAGATTACAGTCAgtgtacaacacacacacacgcacacacacacgtactttaCAATGTGCCAATACAGtatctgtcatttttttcagcGGATTGTGTTGATGTTCCAACTtggaacctaaccctaacccatacCAACCATACCAACCATACCAACGGATCCTCGGCAGCAATAGAATTCTGGGAGTGAGGACGATAATACAGTACACTGAAATAGCTATATTAAAAACATTGTATGTGACATATTGTGTCTTCCTCCCCGCCTCCAACCTTAACCAGACGCCGAGTGTTGAAAATCTCAGGGGGCATTGAGGAGATTGGCAGCATCAGGTGGGAGGTGCTTCTGTGCCTCCTGGCAATGTGGGTCATTTGTTACTTCTGCATTTGGAAAGGCGTAAAATCAACTGGAAAGGTTAAGTCCATCAAAATGCACCAAGTATTTCAAAACAATAAGTATTCTGACCCACCTCTGTCTTATTCAGGTGGTGTATTTCACTGCCACTTTCCCTTACGTGATGCTCCTCATCCTTTTGATCCGGGGACTCACTCTTCCGGGAGCCAGACAAGGAGTTGAGTTCTACCTTCTGCCTGAGGTGTCACGACTCGCAGACCCTCAAGTAGGACTGAGTTGGATTATATAATCACTGATATGGAAGGTACACTCTGTGTCAATGAATGTCTTTTTCACAGGTTTGGATGGATGCCTGCTCGCAGATCTTCTTCTCGTACAGCCTCGGTGTGGGCATCCTGATTGTACTGGGCAGCTACAATACTCAAAGCAACAACTGCTACAAGTTAAAATTCATACTTTGTATTACAaacccacacacgcacgcgcgagcacacgcacatgtacacacacacacacacacacacacacacacacagttaatTTCATCAGTAGAGTATTTTCTGCAGCAAAAAAACACCTTCCTGGCACTTCCTAATGATCAAATTTGAAATGACACATACCATTATTTTCATTTGCTCAATGTCATTTATGGGGTGCGGCTTAGCTGGAGGCTAAAACATCCAGTGCGCTCACTTGAAAACGCCAATTAGCACATGTCGACAAACAGAAAGCGATGATTTGAGTAAATTTGTGACTAAACCTTGTTCCCCATGACTGAAAATGTAAACCTTTTAAAATGTTGACTCTGACTGATGACTGACTTATCAAAGATAAAGTGAAGGTCTAGAAATAGCCTATAACTATTTGTATGAACAAATTCAAGATTAACAATGTAGCAACTTGAGCGATGATTTTTGTGCCGTGTGGTCACAAGTGCTGTCAAGGGacagaagatgatgatgatgatgcaccaAGCATGAGCAATGATCAATTTCTACATTTCATAGGAGTACATTTTATGTTAAATCTTACCTGACCCTACCCTTACGACGTAATGTCGCTTGGGAGGTAGGCCATGATAAGATTAGAAATTACATAGAGATTGAAACCCAAAATAGACACAAATAAATATCATAGAGTGGTCCAAATTATATTTCCTACTTGGCATTGCGTGTTGTTTGGAAAAcaagtgtttttgtgtgtattgcAGAGACAGCTTGTGGCTGTGTTTGCTGAACAGTTGTACAAGTTTGGTAGCTGGCTTTGCTGTCTTCTCGGTGCTGGGATTCATGGCTCACCAGCAAGGTGTTCCTGTTGCAGACGTGGCTGAGTCAGGTGCAGTAAACTTGAAATCTTCTTACATCTCACTCTATCTAAAAGAAGTGAATTGAAAGGGTGAGGAAGCAGGCGCCTCTTATTTGAGACTCTCCTCCACTTTAGATAATTTGAATGTTACAAATTGACGGGCATGTGGATATCTTTTCCAGGTCCAGGTTTGGCGTTCATCGCATACCCTCAAGCGGTGGCCATGATGCCACTGCCTCATGTGTGGTCCATCTGCTTCTTTGTCATGATCATCCTCTTGGGCCTAGATACGCAGGTTTGACCACTACAGTATGCTTTTTGAAACATGAATTGGCTCGAATGTTCGAAAACACTGActtcatgtttatttatttttgctcggAAGTGACCTTGTGGGTGGGCTCTCTccctgcagtttgtctgcattgAGGCAGTGACCACATCCTTGTCAGACATATTTCCCAGAGTATTGCGTCGGCCGGGCAGACGGGAATGTTTCCTCCTGCTCTTCTGCCTAacgtgtttcttcttgcagctcGTCATGATCACTGAGGTCAGAATATTATTGCTATGAATCTGTCTATAATGCCAAAAAGTGCTTCATTTAAAGTCCATTCTGTAGCTATTATACGCTAGTCTAGCTGATATTGTGGCCAATGGGTCCTACGCAAATTTCTTTCTGATGTTGTCCACAGGGAGGAATGTACGTCTTCCAGATTTTTGACTACTACGCTTGCAATGGAACATGCGTCCTCTTTCTTTGTGTGTTTCAAACCTTGGCTGTGGGCTGGATATTCGGTAGGTTGGGTCGTGTTTTGTTCACGTGCGGAATAGagaagggcgaccaaatgcagcttggaccagcgtttattgagggaaaggaTGGTGGAGGAGAGAATGTGGGGAAGAAACAAGCAGGAGAGCATGGTAAGACTGACCGTCAGGAACAAACAGGAACTAACAGGACGGGCAAACAGGACGAGCTAACAGAGGCTTAACAGAACATGCTAACAGACTAACAGAGGTGTAAATGAATGACAGAGGGGACAGACTAACAGGACAGCTACTGACAGTGGTAGCAACagaacgatccgacagggagtgacgcGGGACAGGACTTAGATACAAGACTGGTAACGAGAGGCCGGTGATGGTGACTACAGTGTTTACTGGTAGGACACAGGTGGGGAGGGGCGAGTGCACAGACACAGTACAGAGACGCGGACGGAAACACTGGCACACGAGGAAACGACGAGGAGCTAGATATGACAGTTTTTGATTTTGGTTACACAGTGTGGGTTATTTGATTTGTCAGTTGTATGTGGTTTGTTGAAAACAGATTTGTTGACTTTGTTACACCAGTTCACAGTGAATTTTGGCCTTTGCGACTCACTTGATGATCAGTGAATCACTTCCAAAAACTAATTAAGTGAACACCTATCGTACACTTTTTTCTAGGGTTATTCTTGTCATATTTATAGGAGTCACAATATGTCTTCACCAATTTTTTGCCATTGTACATACTTCATAAAGGAGCAGAGCGGCTGTGCAGCATTATCACAGATATGACAGGTGAGCGTGTCAACCAGTTCTTCAAAATCTGCTGGCGCTACCTGACCCCCTTGGTGTCATTGGTGAGTTATTCTCAAGTTTTGAGCTGTAATGTGCTTGTCAGccttttcatgaactgtgtacaTTTGCATTAGGTAATGCTGGGTTGTTCCGCATATGAATTTCAAAATGAACCAATGTGTATCTAAACTATGTCAAATGGATGGGTATTATCATAAACAATAATTTTCTTGATTTAAGGTTGTTTATGTTAAAATTCTAATAAACCAATTATGTAGCGTCCATAGTCcatttagaaattattttatgtcgttatatttttaatttacaaAAACTAAATCAaccaattatattttttattattttattattattttattattatttattatcattattggcAGAAACAGTGGGTGCCATAATCAAAATGCTTCTTCTGGTCCTATACAGTCATGGCCTGGCTCCGTCCATTTACAAAACGGTGCAGATGATGAATtctattccattttttttgtggttttgttCCAGGGCTCTTTTATATATTCTTTAGTTGAATACCAGCCCCTGACATTCAACCGCTTGTACGTGTACCCCACCTGGGCTTACGTATTGGGCTGGATGATGGCCCTGTCCTCCATCCTTCTGGTGCCAGGCTGGGCGCTGTACAAGTTAAGCACCGCCACCGGAACTCTCAGTCAGGTGGGTTGAGTACATCACTCAAATGCGCActgaaagaaaacacaaaagcaAATACCTGCCTCAATGGCTGAATCTCAGATTTTGGTGAGTTTCAGTTCAACGGTGTTGTGTGTATACATTTGTTAGCGTCTCCATGGCTTATGCTGGCCCAAGCCGCCTGACTCTTCGTTGGCCCGGGAAAGAGACACGACACTGCAACACATCACTGAGGAGGATGTGGAATGATTCTGACACTCAAAATGGCCATTGTTTCCTTGGAAATCGGCGCATTCCACGGCAACAGCCTTACAAGAAAAAGTTTGTGTTTCATCATCATGAAAACCTAAACAATCACTTCTCATTAGTTTTGTGGATTTAAATAAAGAGATGAAACTTGATTTGTTCTGGAGAGAACATATATTTCTGCTCAGAACTGATTAACTGCTCAGCCAGTTGCTCATTAATGGTGGTTTGAGTGAGAATGTGGACTCCAAGTAAAACTGGACAGCCAGTGTTGTATGTGTGACGAAAAGAAAGGTTGGATTCACGGTGAACTCTAAGGGAATGTGGGTGAAAAAACACGAGGTAAATCTAAGCCATGATGCACTTGAGGAGAGAGGACACTGGGGCAACAAGGTGGAGTTTTTACTGGCTGTTGCCGGGAACGTTGTGGGCCTGGGCAATGTGTGGAGGTTTCCGTACTTATGCTACAAAAACGGAGGCGGTAAGCAAATATGGAAGCCAGAACTTCTTTCAGAAGTTATATATATATCACCAAAGTCTACGTGTAACATTCAGGTGCATTCCTGGTGCCGTATCTGGTGTTTGCGGTGACGTGCGGTGTACCGCTCTTCCTTTTGGAGACCACCATGGGCCAGCACACCCAAGAGGGAGCCGTCACCTGCTGGAGAAAGCTGTGTCCACTGGCTGAAGGTATGCAACACTCCGTTTTCTGTAATACAAGCTAAGACAAAAAGCAAAGAGATGTTTTGACCCCCAATTCAATGTTTATTGCGGTCACAACACCTCAAGTGCGAGATGTAAGTGACACATTACCCACAGACtgcaacataaacacaaatgttaTTTCAATCTAAGTTTAAGGTAAACATTAACAGCACTCAAACTAAAAGATGAGTAGTTTCAAAACACTTTCATGGTAGTAGTGGTGATGGATCTAGATTTAAATTTAGTGATTTACGACACTATTATCTGTTAATTGGTATGGTTTCAACAGTATAAACTATTTATATTGTGATACATATAGATAGTATTGGACTTTGTTTCTTGACATTGTCCATACACTAGCATCACATAATCTTTTATTGGAGTGATGCACACCCCTATTTGGTGTTTGAACGTAATGTAgtgggattattatttttatattattattattatatatgcaTTATGTCTAATGCAGGTATTGGCTATGGGGGTCAACTGATACTGCTGTACAGTGGTGTGGCTTACATGATTATTCTAGCCTGGGCTCTGCTCTACCTGGTGTTCTCCTTCAACTCTCTGCTGCCCTGGAGCACCTGTGACAACTACTGGAACACAGGTAAGGTcgaagtatgtgtgtgtgtgtgtatgtacttTATTCCGCGTATAGTGTTAATGACAATGTCATTCTTGCAGCGGATTGTGTCGATGTTACAATTACGAATCACACCAACCACACCAAAGGAACTTCAGCAGCAATGGAATTCTGGGAGTAAGGCAAACAATTTacataaatagcattttctaacCATTCTAGGTGGCATAAAATATGCTGTTATTTCTAACCTGTGCAGACGTCGAGTTTTGAAAATCTCAGGGGGCATTGAGGAGATTGGCAGCATCAGGTGGGAGGTGCTTCTTTGCCTCCTGGTAGTATGGGTCATTTGTTACTTCTGCATCTGGAAAGGTGTAAAATCAACTGGAAAGGTGAAGTCCATCAAAAT harbors:
- the LOC125972503 gene encoding sodium- and chloride-dependent GABA transporter 2-like, translated to MKKGCHCAITSERMWKNKCNVKPGQRVLQKRGHWGSKVEFLLAVAGNIVGLGNVWRFPYLCYKNGGGAFLVPYLVFAVTCGVPLFLLETTMGQHTQEGAVTCWRKLCPLAEGIGYGGQLIMLYSFMTYIIILAWALLYLVFSFNSPLPWSTCDNYWNTADCVDVPTWNLTLTHTNHTNHTNGSSAAIEFWERRVLKISGGIEEIGSIRWEVLLCLLAMWVICYFCIWKGVKSTGKVVYFTATFPYVMLLILLIRGLTLPGARQGVEFYLLPEVSRLADPQVWMDACSQIFFSYSLGVGILIVLGSYNTQSNNCYKDSLWLCLLNSCTSLVAGFAVFSVLGFMAHQQGVPVADVAESGPGLAFIAYPQAVAMMPLPHVWSICFFVMIILLGLDTQFVCIEAVTTSLSDIFPRVLRRPGRRECFLLLFCLTCFFLQLVMITEGGMYVFQIFDYYACNGTCVLFLCVFQTLAVGWIFGAERLCSIITDMTGERVNQFFKICWRYLTPLVSLGSFIYSLVEYQPLTFNRLYVYPTWAYVLGWMMALSSILLVPGWALYKLSTATGTLSQRLHGLCWPKPPDSSLARERDTTLQHITEEDVE